The genome window TCTAGCAGGTCCTCAGGCTCATTTCCTGGGACATGTGTCCCTGCCACTCCCTCTGCCGAGCGCACCAACTGACAGGGAGATGGGCCCGAGGTTGTTAGTCACCCCTGCCACAGGACACATTGCTACACATTTAGCAATGTCAGGCCACATGCATTTATCAGCACAGTTCAGTAGATCAGAGATAGGAGCATGGCATGGCTGGGTTTCTGTTTGGGGACTCGCAAGGCTGAAATCCAAACGTTGCTCGACCACATTTCTGAGCTAATGAGGTTGTGGCGGGATTCTGTTTCTTGTGGGTATGACACTGAGGTTCCTGATTCCTTACTGGCTGCAAGAAGGGGCAAGAAGTTAGGCCCTCAAGACTGCCCACATTCCTTGCCATGGTGTCTTCCACTTTAAAAGCCAGCAATAGGTCTTCTGGGTTGAATATCCTAACACTTGGGATCTGTAACTTCAGGAAGAGCCCAGCTTCTTTTAAGGGTTCATTTCATTAGGCAGATTCACCCCATATAAGCCATTCTTTGTCTTCTGTCCTTCTTACctacctcccttcctcttccctcgttttctctctcctcctatctggtttttctcctgtcctgtcctgtcctgtcctctcttctctcctgtcctcttctcttctcttctcttctcttctcttctcttctcttctcttctcttctcttcttttctgtcctctcctctcctctcctgtcctctcctgtcttttcctgtcctgtcctctcctgtcctgtcctctcttctctcctgtcctatcctctcctgtcctgtcttctcctgtcctctcttgtcctgtcctctcctctcctctcctgtccaaACCAAAACAGCACACATATGTAACCCCAAAGCTGTGCAGGAGAGAGCAAGGTGGAATCAGTTCCTGAGAGCTTGCTGGCCTGCTGGTCTAGCCTACTAGTGAGtgccagcttcagtgagagaccttgattaaaaaaaaataaggtggagcacacatgtgcacacatgtgcacacatatgtgcataggtACATGCATATACTGCACACAAAGATTAAATGAGGCAGTATTTCCACACACAGTACTGAAATCTGTACAGTAAATTTTATGATTATGAAGGTGGTAGATTGGCCAACCAAGGGGTCCAATTCTGAGGGTGAGTAGTTGGTGCATGAGAATACTTCTTGTTCACCAAGCTCCTCAGCTCAGTGATTTCCAGGTCCATTTGCATCCCCATAACCTGGACACGTTAAACGCAGCTGTTTGCTTTCTACTCTAGAGCAACTAACCAATCAGAATTTCCCAGAGACGGTCTTAtgtgttttaaaaacatgtttaataaGGTCTCACTTCAGCATATAGATTTTGCACACATAGATTGCAATACCTGGAGACATatagaataataaaagaaggaaCAGTTACCTCCCTTCTCACTCATGGAGGCCACCAAGGTCGTCAGGCTGGTGTGAATTCTTTCCACATCTAAATATGGTCTCGATGAAAACTCACAGGAAGGAGCTGCCCAAGGTTTCTTCTTGTAAAGTGGTGTTCTCACACTGAATATTTTCTCcttgctgggtgtgatggtagcacatgcctgcagTTTCAGCACgagagaagctgagacaggaggattgccacaagttggAAGACAGCCCGAGCTATATAGTATCAGGCCAGTCAGGACCACATGGcaagacaaaaagcaaaaaacaaaggggaaacagaggcagtgaacagacagacagacagacacatgtttTCCTGTCTGTCTTGCTTTGTTCCCTTCCTGATGGGGCACACAGCTCCTTAGGCTCAGAGGCACAAGAATTCTCTAGAACAGATGTGACCCATTTCAGTCACCATCCATGGCCCAGTCGTTTTGATGGTACAATCAACCAATAAACAACTTTGTGAAAGTTTTCCTATGTACAGGTGCTTTTCTATCTAAAACAACAGGCTACAAAGAGGGAAATTGGCCAAAAGTCAGTCTTTAACAGATAATGAGTGTTTCCCCCAATGACTTAGGTAAAGTGGGAAAATAATGAATTGGGGAAaactcccatggagagtcagaaATGGAGCCCAGAAATGGAACTCTTAGCTCAGACCAAGAACTCAAGGCTCCCTTCCCCCACACGTGGTGGCTAAGGAATAGACTCATCAAATAAGTGAAGAAAGGACTCTTATCAGCCCACCCTCTCCCTCTGGCTGAGGCAAACCCTCCTGTGCCCAGGGGACTTCCTCCAAGGTGTCTATAAAAGTCACTGTGAGATGGGGTGAGGAGGGATCCAGCTTTGCAAACTTGATACGACCCAGGAAGACCTGTAAGTTTTTTCTCAACTGGGGATGTCCAGTCTCTGGGGAGGCCCCTGACTTCTAGGCTGAGGGCTCTAGTCACCTGGCAGGGCTTCATGTGGCTTTTGGCTTCTGCTGGAGCTAGTGCGATGAGCATCACTTCTGAGCCACAGACACACTCCCCTTGTCCCGGCGAGGAAAGGAGAATCCTGTGTGGCTTGGGGCAAGGAACACATGGTTTAAGGGCTGTGCATTCCCAGCAAGATCAACAACCATTGCTTCTCCATTCACTCACATTGCAGACACGGACAAGCTTGTTAATGTAAATGaatggagaaataaataaataattcattttacttGCTGGCTTACAAGAAAGCTAGGCAGAGCTGCTCCTTATGGAGTGCTTTATTTTGTTCAGAAAGGACTtcctggagctggggctgggcctcagttggtagagtacctgcccagcatgcaccaagccctgggttcaatccccaacaaaaTATAAACCAGgggtgatggtacatgcctataatctcagcgcttgggaaacagaagcaggataATCAGGAATTCTAtgccattcttggctacatattgagttccaggctacctaGGCTATATGAAACCTTGTCATGAACAGAGCAAAACAGATGAGTTCCTTAGAACCGCATGGACTGGGCTCAGCCTTAGCTCTTCTGGCTCATCCTAAATTCTTGCCTTCTTTTTCTACACCCTCCTCCCATAGGTCCAAAATGGTCTGgctgtagagtgtgtgtgtatgtgtgtttgtgtaaaacATCTGTGTTCTCTGTTTCAGGACAAAGCCAAGATGAAATTCCCTCTGCTTCTGGCTCTTCTAGTCGGAGGAGCGTCTACTCTTCATCTGAGTGAGtcgtcagttctctctctctctctctctctctctctctctctctctctctctctctctctctcgttcctGTGTGGAATAGATGAGGTCTGACTCACATAACCAGTGCCATCACCAATCATTCCCAATTTTAGAATCCCTGTACACTAGAGTACACAGGGGTTCTGCAGGACCCCTGAGAACATCCGTTAGGCCTGTAGCCTTGATTCTGTTCCGGCATTTCCAATTTTGTTCTTTCTACATAATTCTAAATGATGTTTCCAGTAATAATGGCTTCTTTTGACTTTGAGTTTACTGAGCATTTTCCTCTGCATGTTATGTCCTTTAGTCCCCAGAGCAGCCCCATGAAGTACCTGGGGTTGTATACCAACttcacaaacaaagaaataaaagtggtAATTGCCGAGTCCAGGACCCAGACCCACAAAGAATGGACTCTAAGCTACTGTGGTTAGCTTTCTTGACCTCATGTGTGACATGGGGTGTCTCCTCATGGAGATGTGGCtgtaggtttctttcttttcaggcAGGGTTTTGCACACTAGTGTTCAGGGAGTGAGGCAGGAGATGCCCACAGGTCTAGGGAGACTAGGGGAAAGTGTGAAGGAAAGACACTTGAATTTTCTACTTGCCAGGGTCTGACACTTCCGACTTCAAAAGCCCATTGAGAGATGAGAACTTGCCTAGGGATGTGGGGATGTCAAGACCGGAAGTAGAAGAGTGTCCTCCTGGGGAGGGGCTAATACcgctggaggaagaggaaggttctGGAAGTGAAGATACTCCTGGGGATGAGGGAGCTGTCTCAGGCCAGGATGTGTCCAATGAGGACCTTCAGTGCCCTAAGGAAGAGGACACAGTGAGACTGATGGGCGACTCCGGATGTAAGACCTGTCGCTACCTCCTGGTGAGGAGTCCTCACCAGTTTGACAACGCTCAAGTAAGTGGCTGAGGCGGAGAGCAGGGACAGACAGGAGACATGTCTCCATTTCCCACAGCGTTAGTGCTTGCTCTTTTTGTGGGCTGGTGGTGGGGGCATCAGCAGAGGATGAAGTTTCAGAGATGTTGGGTGGGGAGAAGGTCTTGGGGAAATGTGCTGGACTTTGCTCTACTGCTTTCTAATGGCTATGGttatggagggaggggaaagagggcagGGAGTAAGAACagagggtgggggcggggaggaagggAATGGAGACACAGAGACCATGACTGTGACCATGGGCACTCCTGGCGAGGGGTGAGGgacttcccttcttcctcttctgttttgttctgcAGGCGGTTTGCCGGCGCTGCTACCGGGGCAGCCTCGCCTCCAtccacagcttcagagttaacTTTTATATCCAGTGCTCTGTCAGGGGACTCAACCAAGGTCAAGTCTGGATTGGAGGCAGGATCTCGGGCTGGGTAAGAGGGATACCAGAATTAAGTGGGAGCACCTCTTGACCCCATCCAGTATCAACTTTGCCACGGCTTTGTCTGTATTTCCCTTTACTGTCCCCTGAAGAGCCGGGGACAGAAGGCCACTCAGACAAGACACTGAGGTGCCACCAAAGATCTAGAATCAGGCTTGAGTCCAAGTTCCTCCCAGCTTTTTACCTTTGTGGTCCGGGGGTTGTTGCCTTACCTGTATGTTTTCCTCTGCCCCACTTCTGGTTCATGATATAAGAATGACCACGCCATAGAGATGAGAATGGGGTGGTGATGATCGCTGTGAGCCAAAAGTTCAGCTTGCCAGCTTATCCACGATGGCCCTGTGGTCAAGGACCTTGGGGGTTAGTAGGAATAGTGCTGGCTCTGTCCCTTACCCTCCCCCACACTGTATCCCTTTGCCTCCTACCTTCTCTAGGGTCGCTGCAAACGCTTTGGATGGGTTGATGGAAGCTCTTGGAACTTTGCATTTTGGGCTGCTGGCCAGCCTGGCCGTGGTGGTGGCAGATGCGTGACCCTGTGTACTCAAGGTGAGGCTGGCTGGAGATGAATGAAGGGGAGGCCAGGGAGACTCAAGGAAGAATGCCAGGAAGTGAGGCTGGCCACTGAGGGAGCAGCTTTCTGAGGGAAGTGTAGAGTCTGTGGGAACTACAATATTCCTAGTGTCACGTGAGTGTAGACAAAGAGCTGAAATTCTCCTATTCTCCCTTCACAGGAGGCCACTGGCGTCGATCTGTCTGTGCCAAGAGACGTCCCTTCATCTGTTCGTATTGAGCTGGTCCCAGCCAGGAGTTCTAATTCATCCTCTCCTGggtcctgcctctcctttcctgccAGATGCCCCCTTCTTTCGTCCCCTACAATAAAACTGCTTCCCTGAAATAGATTCCTTTTCTCCTGTGATCATTCGTGGCTCAGTCTCCTTTtgtgctttctgctttctcatcTCACTCTGCTCCACACCTTTCATGAAGGAGCCATAAAGTCAGCACTCTTCAGGAAATGACGGTACAGTGGGGTTTATGAAGGCTTTCTTCTGACAATAGGGAAATGTGTGCAGGTGGCACGAAAGTGCCCATGGAAGACCCGATTAACTAGCATCTGTGTATCAGGTATTGTCAGGGCCCCGCCAACAGCTTCCAGGCATGTGAAGGTTTTGGGTGGACTCTCACCTACACTGGCTCTTCTTTCCCACTGTATtagctgctgtgacaaaatatctgactCAGGAAGACAGAGCTTATTTGGGGCCACAGGTCAAGGGGTCCACTATGGTAGGGAAGTCCTGGTAGAGAGACTCAAGGCAGGTGGTTACATTGTATCCATAGTTAGGAAGCAGCAAAGAGATGAATGTCCGTGTGCAGCTAGCTTCTTCCAGACACAACCCAGGACCCACACCCAGGAAATGGTGGGACTTCACACCTCAATGAACCTGATCAAGATAATCCC of Peromyscus maniculatus bairdii isolate BWxNUB_F1_BW_parent chromosome 4, HU_Pman_BW_mat_3.1, whole genome shotgun sequence contains these proteins:
- the Prg2 gene encoding bone marrow proteoglycan produces the protein MKFPLLLALLVGGASTLHLRSDTSDFKSPLRDENLPRDVGMSRPEVEECPPGEGLIPLEEEEGSGSEDTPGDEGAVSGQDVSNEDLQCPKEEDTVRLMGDSGCKTCRYLLVRSPHQFDNAQAVCRRCYRGSLASIHSFRVNFYIQCSVRGLNQGQVWIGGRISGWGRCKRFGWVDGSSWNFAFWAAGQPGRGGGRCVTLCTQGGHWRRSVCAKRRPFICSY